The window TGAACTTGAGGTAAAACCTGCATGTGTACCGGTCAGGAGGTCTGTCCGCGTCCCTGTTCTCGTTCAGCGCGTCCCCGAACACCTCCTTGGCCAAGCCGATCCTGCTGCTGATGAAGATACGAGGCAACTTTCTAGCCTTGGAGTCGGTGTCGCTTTCTTTGCCTCCAGTCGGGCCCTTGAGAGCCACTGTGATGTATCCATACCTCCTGTCCGGAGAGTAGGAGGGATAAAACCTGTGCTCGCTGCCCATGGACGCATCGTCCAAATCGCTGTAGTCGTCTGGGAAGAGTTTGGACTCTTCGGATGATAAAAGTTTGGCCAAATCTGGCAGCTGGAAGTAGTCCGCCTCTCGTTTCAACCTCCCTCTCTCGGGGAAGTGGTCCGGGAGGACGACCTGCTTGTCCCTCAGGTAATCCAACACGTACCGAAACAAAAATCCATCCCTGTCGATGAAATAACGTCCTCTAAAGTCCCGGGACAGGTCATTCGAGGAGCCCTTCTTATTAGAGAACAACTTCCCGAGGAGGGAATTAGGGAAGGCGGTCAAGGTGGAGTGCCGCGTGTAGTACACCTGTCCGCCCACGTTAAGCTCCATCACATCCGATGCAGGGCTCTGCACCGAGCCTGGCTCTTTGGCGGGCTGCGTTTTGCAGTTTTCGCTCATCTTCTCCACTTGAATCTCGCTTTGCAATGTAAGTCCTAAATGGCGTCAGCGTCCCGCAAGTTCAAGTCGTGGGGTGCAAAAACATACCGGGAAAGCAATCACAATGTGGCGCATCCAAGGTGGCTTTCCCGTGTAAATCCTTTAACCCCGTGCGTAAATGTGCACGGCCGCGGCGCATCCTTTGCGAACACAATCGATGATCATAACCTCATCGTGTTACACGCCTCCACTGCGATGGCTCGAGAGAAACGTAATCCGGTCTTCACTCTCTAATTCACCACCAACgacaaagtgaaaaaaaaacctcttttcTACTCACGGTCCAAAATCAGTGCGTAAAACTCACCCTTCCTCTCTTGCTGGACGCTGGAAGCTGCTCCTGTTGTATCATAGGCGGTGCACAGAGAAGTGGATGCAAGTGGGACTCCAGTGCGCACCCACATCCCTCCAAAGTGCTGAGTGCGGCCAGCAGACGTTTAAGATCATGTTGATCCAAGctgtgaaagagagagagagggagagaatgCTCCAATAATGTCTTACATCATCTTAAAGACAAATGACATTTGCATGACAGGAAGCACGgggatgtgtatttttttttgaaagatagAATTCTAATCCAGCATGCGGTGTGCAGGAATGAAGACTAATGCAGTTTTATCATCCTGCCTTGCACATTTTAATCCCTTCACAGACTCTCCCATATTTACAtgagagcgagcgagagagagagagagagagagagagggagagggagagggagggggTAGAGGGTCAGGATGGGTTAGGTTGGGTGAGGACCCCAAGACTCATCACCAATGACAGCTACGAGGGACCACATGCTGCTCCGGCCTCCCTGCTGTCATTAAATATCTGGCTCACATTTGAAATGGATTCGAGTGCGCATGAGAGGCAGACACTCCCCTCCTTCACAATCCTCCGTCTCCTGAATCACTGCATTGGAAAACTGATCCGATCAGCATGATCGATTCGGAATTAGTCCTCATTTCAGCACCACGGACAGAGTGGATCCTCAATGGAAGTGACTACTGTATGATGTGTATTCAAGTTATCTACAAAGACGTGGTGTGCAAGCACACGGGTGGGCAAAATTCTTCCCTCAAGGGCCACAGTGGGTTCTAAAATTTGTCTCCGGGGGGGTGGGGGCTGGCAGAAGCAGATGGATGGGGTGTTTGGggtgtcctcattagggtcacactTGTCACGGGCGGATGAGGCGTGGCTCTGGTCCCAAatgcagaggcaggaggcaggtaGGTCTTTACGGAATTTATTCTGTTACAAAAAACTAAACTCAAGGCGATGGTGCCAACACAAGGGTACAccatggaaaaaacaaacaacaaagtgcCGGCTGGAGGCAGGTGCTGCTGAACGCTAAGGTAACACTGAATCTACAGAGGTCTAGGGGTGGCAGCACAGGCGAAGTGTGGAGT of the Dunckerocampus dactyliophorus isolate RoL2022-P2 chromosome 11, RoL_Ddac_1.1, whole genome shotgun sequence genome contains:
- the LOC129189650 gene encoding BTB/POZ domain-containing protein KCTD16-like; this encodes MSENCKTQPAKEPGSVQSPASDVMELNVGGQVYYTRHSTLTAFPNSLLGKLFSNKKGSSNDLSRDFRGRYFIDRDGFLFRYVLDYLRDKQVVLPDHFPERGRLKREADYFQLPDLAKLLSSEESKLFPDDYSDLDDASMGSEHRFYPSYSPDRRYGYITVALKGPTGGKESDTDSKARKLPRIFISSRIGLAKEVFGDALNENRDADRPPDRYTCRFYLKFKHLERAFDMLSESGFHIVACNSSLTSSSSTGHYVEDRLWSNSAQYIFYRGPSRWSSSHCDCCCKSHKSEREGESGTSFNELSTSCSESQSEASSPQGTVICGPVSRRPNIQSLDRPMNKGPAHMLQQAEMRRKTDMLRVRTFGVREREAAKRKANKEKMTPEQELQKCIQDFHRIRIPDRFPERKYMWQSELLRKYPL